A DNA window from Streptomyces parvus contains the following coding sequences:
- a CDS encoding DUF1707 domain-containing protein codes for MTPPQRSASTRVGEDDRESAVLRVREAYAEQRITHEEMDGRLDRVLSATTYGELAVALDALPAEDPGTTATIAAAGGRITRRGAWQVPRTLKVESAFGRVRLDLSRAVLTYPVIDIELSLGTGNASIIVPRDAIVEVEGLATGWKDLRYRPRQPSRPDAPRIRFSGALGYGRLKIRHAWR; via the coding sequence GTGACCCCACCTCAGCGAAGCGCCTCGACGCGCGTCGGCGAAGACGACCGTGAGAGCGCCGTGTTGCGCGTGCGGGAGGCGTACGCCGAACAGCGCATCACGCACGAGGAGATGGACGGCCGCCTCGACCGGGTGCTCTCCGCCACGACCTATGGCGAGCTCGCGGTGGCCCTGGACGCGCTCCCGGCGGAGGACCCGGGTACGACGGCGACGATCGCCGCCGCCGGGGGGCGGATCACGCGGCGCGGCGCGTGGCAGGTGCCCAGAACTCTCAAGGTCGAGTCCGCCTTCGGGCGGGTACGCCTGGACCTGTCCCGGGCGGTCCTCACGTATCCGGTCATCGACATCGAGCTGAGTCTCGGCACCGGCAACGCGAGCATCATCGTGCCGAGGGACGCGATCGTCGAGGTCGAGGGCCTGGCGACCGGGTGGAAGGACCTGCGCTACCGGCCCCGGCAGCCGTCCCGCCCCGACGCGCCGCGTATCCGCTTCTCGGGGGCGCTGGGATACGGACGGCTGAAGATCCGCCACGCCTGGCGCTGA
- a CDS encoding helix-turn-helix domain-containing protein, translating to MEEGTSKSPSHCADTDAAPDYDISQWDVREGCEVRQILDRVADKWSLLAIAHLERRTLRFSELRRLIEGISQRMLTVTLRQLERDGLVRRTVYPVVPPRVEYELTELGATLHTTIRSLVDWTESHQQEIAKARSDYDARQSEGASAS from the coding sequence ATGGAAGAAGGCACTTCGAAGTCACCGAGTCACTGCGCCGATACCGACGCCGCTCCGGACTACGACATCAGCCAGTGGGACGTCCGCGAGGGCTGCGAGGTGCGGCAGATCCTCGACCGCGTCGCGGACAAGTGGTCGCTCCTCGCCATCGCCCACCTGGAACGCCGCACGCTGCGCTTCTCCGAGCTGCGGCGGCTCATCGAGGGCATCAGCCAGCGGATGCTCACGGTGACCCTGCGCCAGCTCGAACGCGACGGTCTGGTGCGGCGCACGGTGTACCCCGTCGTCCCGCCCCGCGTGGAGTACGAGCTGACGGAGCTGGGCGCGACCCTGCACACGACGATCAGGTCGCTCGTCGACTGGACCGAGAGCCACCAGCAGGAGATCGCGAAGGCACGGAGCGACTACGACGCCCGGCAGAGCGAGGGGGCGTCGGCCTCCTGA
- a CDS encoding MFS transporter produces the protein MTGRAWGVLLVLCGAIFLEGIDVAMLNVALPAIREDLGLSTGTLQWVMSAYVLGYGGFMLLGGRAADLFGRRRMFVLWLVVFLLFSGLGGLATEGWMLIVARFVTGIAAAFMTPAGLSIITTGFPEGPQRDKALLVYAGTAAGGFSIGLVVGGVLSAIDWRWVFFAPVVLSLGILLAALALIPASPRPDRTGQGVDLAGAVTVTAGILLLVLGVERAAHAPAVWTVGTVGAALLLFLAFVVIERSSPSPLVRPGIFRSGSLVRANVSGLLFAAGFFGFQFIAVLYLQELRGWSSLQTSFALIVMGVDAVLSPLLAPKLVARFGNARLIFGGLLAAALSYALFLPLAADWTYAAMFPSLLLVGVAFSLVYGPLTIVATDGVAEEEQGVAGGLLYTSFQFGAALGLSAVTAVNISATDGTSPAALLDGYRAALVVPLAAALVAAAVSAFGLRARRTRAGSAPGGGHGAGSDRSSAPGGVEQPAGPGS, from the coding sequence ATGACCGGCCGTGCCTGGGGCGTGCTGCTCGTCCTGTGCGGCGCGATCTTCCTCGAAGGCATCGATGTGGCCATGCTGAACGTGGCCCTGCCCGCGATCCGCGAGGATCTCGGTCTGTCCACCGGCACCCTCCAGTGGGTGATGAGCGCGTACGTCCTGGGCTACGGCGGGTTCATGCTGCTGGGCGGACGGGCGGCCGATCTCTTCGGCCGTCGCCGGATGTTCGTCCTCTGGCTCGTGGTGTTCCTGCTCTTCTCCGGGCTCGGCGGTCTGGCCACCGAGGGCTGGATGCTGATCGTCGCCCGTTTCGTGACGGGGATCGCCGCGGCGTTCATGACCCCGGCCGGTCTGTCGATCATCACCACCGGCTTTCCGGAGGGGCCGCAGCGCGACAAGGCCCTCCTCGTCTACGCGGGCACCGCCGCCGGGGGCTTCTCGATCGGTCTGGTCGTCGGCGGGGTGCTCTCCGCGATCGACTGGCGGTGGGTGTTCTTCGCCCCGGTCGTCCTCTCGCTGGGCATCCTGCTCGCCGCGCTGGCGCTCATCCCCGCCTCGCCCCGCCCGGACCGCACCGGGCAGGGCGTCGACCTGGCCGGAGCGGTCACCGTCACCGCGGGCATCCTGCTGCTCGTCCTCGGCGTCGAGCGGGCCGCGCACGCCCCGGCCGTCTGGACCGTCGGCACGGTCGGCGCGGCGCTGCTCCTGTTCCTGGCGTTCGTCGTCATCGAGCGCTCCTCGCCCTCGCCGCTGGTGCGCCCGGGCATCTTCCGCAGCGGGTCACTGGTCCGCGCCAATGTGTCGGGGCTGCTCTTCGCCGCGGGGTTCTTCGGCTTCCAGTTCATCGCCGTGCTCTACCTCCAGGAGCTGCGCGGCTGGTCGTCCCTGCAGACCAGTTTCGCCCTGATCGTCATGGGCGTGGACGCGGTGCTCTCGCCGCTCCTGGCCCCGAAGCTGGTGGCCCGGTTCGGCAACGCCCGGCTCATCTTCGGCGGGCTGCTCGCCGCGGCGCTCTCGTACGCCCTCTTCCTGCCGCTCGCCGCGGACTGGACGTACGCGGCGATGTTCCCGAGTCTGCTCCTGGTGGGGGTGGCCTTCTCCCTGGTCTACGGGCCGCTGACCATCGTGGCCACGGACGGCGTCGCCGAGGAGGAGCAGGGGGTGGCCGGCGGACTGCTCTACACGTCCTTCCAGTTCGGTGCCGCGCTGGGGCTGTCCGCCGTGACCGCCGTCAACATCAGCGCGACGGACGGGACATCACCCGCCGCCCTCCTCGACGGGTACCGAGCGGCCCTGGTCGTCCCGCTGGCCGCCGCCCTGGTCGCCGCCGCCGTCAGCGCGTTCGGCCTCCGGGCCCGGCGGACGCGGGCGGGCAGCGCCCCGGGCGGCGGCCACGGGGCCGGGTCGGACAGGAGCAGCGCACCGGGCGGGGTCGAGCAGCCCGCCGGGCCAGGGTCCTGA